The genome window GCGTGCCGGCCTGGGCGGCACCGGTCTGGGGACCGCGCGCTTCAAAGGCGTCGGGTTCGGCCTCCGCGTCGGCATACGTCAGCAGGGCGCTGGCGGGCTGGTCGCGGTTATTGCCAATTTGAAAAGAGGGGCGGGGATTGATGCCGATCAAGGTCAGGGGGATTTCCGTGCCCAGCTGGGCGCCGGCGGGCAGCTGCATGCGGGCCGGCGTGCCGGCCACGCGCACCAGGTAGCTGCCATCGCCCATGCGCGCCAGCACCTGGCCCTGCATGGATTTGCCGATCAGTCCTTGCAGCGAGCGCTGGAACTCGGCCTGGCGCGGGTCGGCGACGGCGTCGGCCGGGCGCGTGCCCTTGACCGGGGGCAGGGGCGGCATGCCGATCACGTCCATCTTCGGCAACATGGCGCCCCCGTGTGCGTTTAGACGCCGTAGGCGTTGGCCAGGCGCCGTTCGGTGCCGGTGCTGTTGATCAGCTTGGACAAATGCGCCATCCACGGCATGGTCAGGTCGCGGATCTTGCGGTCGTCTTCCAGGATCTGCTTGATCAGGGCGACCTTGCGCTGGCGGCCGGCGCTTTCCAGCACGACTTTTGCTTCAT of Janthinobacterium sp. PAMC25594 contains these proteins:
- a CDS encoding flagellar protein FliT, whose protein sequence is MMTHQEVLTTYETMQTLTGRMVTAASNADWDELEALEQQVSAHVEALKANEAKVVLESAGRQRKVALIKQILEDDRKIRDLTMPWMAHLSKLINSTGTERRLANAYGV